A window of Shewanella mesophila contains these coding sequences:
- the sfsA gene encoding DNA/RNA nuclease SfsA: MLFSPTFEQGILIKRYKRFLADVQLKDGSQITIHCPNTGSMRNCLFPGEKVWFSTSDNPKRKYPHTWEQAQTDTGDIIGINTGRANDLAAEAIADNVITELAGYANLRREVKYGSENSRIDLLLDDPQLGLCYIEVKSCTLLEEGQGYFPDAVTTRGQKHLRELMEMVALGHRAVLLFVVQHTGIASVTAAQHIDPHYSELLQKAHQAGVEVLAYSTEMSLQGAYLTKSCPVKL, translated from the coding sequence ATGCTTTTTAGTCCAACCTTCGAACAAGGTATCTTAATTAAACGTTACAAACGATTTTTAGCGGATGTCCAACTAAAGGATGGTTCACAGATCACCATTCATTGCCCAAATACGGGCTCGATGCGCAACTGCTTATTCCCCGGAGAAAAAGTCTGGTTCTCTACATCTGACAATCCCAAGCGAAAATACCCTCACACTTGGGAGCAAGCGCAAACCGATACTGGCGATATCATAGGTATCAACACCGGCCGAGCCAATGATCTCGCCGCCGAAGCGATCGCCGATAATGTCATCACCGAACTCGCCGGCTACGCCAATCTACGCAGAGAAGTCAAATATGGCAGCGAAAATAGTCGTATCGATCTATTGTTAGACGATCCCCAATTAGGGCTCTGCTATATAGAAGTTAAAAGTTGCACCCTGTTAGAAGAGGGTCAGGGTTACTTTCCCGACGCCGTCACCACCCGCGGACAAAAACACCTCAGAGAACTGATGGAGATGGTAGCACTAGGTCATAGGGCGGTACTGTTATTTGTAGTTCAGCATACAGGGATTGCCTCTGTTACGGCAGCGCAACATATCGATCCCCACTACAGCGAACTATTACAAAAAGCCCATCAAGCAGGCGTTGAAGTACTCGCCTATAGCACCGAAATGTCACTCCAAGGTGCCTACTTGACTAAATCCTGCCCTGTCAAACTGTAA
- the dksA gene encoding RNA polymerase-binding protein DksA, with amino-acid sequence MPEGTKKLGVLAIAGVDPYQEKPGEEYMNDAQLNHFKKILDAWRGQLREEVDRTLSHMQDEAANFPDPVDRAAQEEEFSLELRARDRERKLIKKIEKTLQKIEDDDFGFCDSCGIEIGIRRLEARPTADQCIDCKTLAEIKEKQMAG; translated from the coding sequence ATGCCTGAAGGCACTAAAAAACTTGGCGTACTCGCTATCGCAGGAGTAGATCCTTACCAGGAAAAACCCGGTGAGGAGTACATGAATGACGCTCAACTGAATCACTTCAAGAAAATTCTCGATGCATGGCGTGGTCAGCTTCGTGAAGAGGTCGACCGTACTCTTAGTCATATGCAAGATGAAGCTGCTAACTTCCCTGATCCTGTGGATCGTGCAGCTCAAGAAGAGGAGTTCAGTTTAGAACTTCGTGCACGCGACAGAGAGCGCAAACTGATCAAGAAGATCGAAAAGACACTACAGAAAATCGAAGATGATGATTTTGGTTTCTGTGACTCTTGTGGTATCGAGATCGGTATCCGTCGTCTCGAAGCGCGTCCAACAGCCGATCAGTGTATCGACTGTAAGACCCTTGCAGAGATTAAAGAAAAGCAGATGGCTGGCTAG